The following are encoded together in the Capsulimonas corticalis genome:
- a CDS encoding glycosyltransferase has translation MIYHCAVLLGCLAMTGTAALNFLFFRKPRALVGVADSDLPMVSVLVPARNEETTIEACVRSLLAMNYPNFEVIVLDDRSTDSTYEILCRLRDQDHRLHVLVGAEMPEGWYGKPHACWQLANAANGEYLLMTDADCTFAPDALLLALGARQEHQADVVSMTPDLQCQGFWEQMIIPLQYFIVFAFLPGPLIRITPFPWFAAANGAFIFLRRDTYFEVDGHRAVRRQLAEDIKFSQHVKRRGKTLWYGDGSRTYAVRMYHGLAEIWAGFSKNIFPAFSRDLPLLATVLAYLFCALVLPAPLAVWGWTHHKPWAAAALAAYLLTAGVRLALSARFLSAPAWAAPLLPLGWLCVIGIALNSIRQSYSKTGNLWKGRSYPKT, from the coding sequence ATGATCTATCACTGCGCCGTGCTTCTCGGCTGTCTGGCGATGACCGGGACAGCGGCGCTAAACTTTCTCTTTTTTCGCAAGCCACGCGCGCTGGTTGGCGTCGCCGACAGTGATCTGCCGATGGTGTCCGTCCTCGTCCCCGCCCGCAACGAAGAAACGACGATCGAAGCCTGCGTTCGCTCGCTGCTGGCGATGAACTATCCGAACTTCGAGGTGATCGTCCTCGACGACCGCTCCACGGACAGCACTTACGAGATCCTTTGCCGACTGCGGGATCAAGATCATCGTCTGCACGTTCTGGTCGGCGCGGAGATGCCCGAAGGCTGGTACGGTAAGCCGCACGCCTGCTGGCAGCTCGCCAACGCCGCCAATGGCGAGTATCTGCTGATGACCGACGCCGACTGCACATTCGCGCCTGACGCCCTTCTGCTGGCCCTGGGAGCGAGGCAAGAGCACCAAGCCGACGTCGTGTCCATGACGCCCGATCTCCAGTGCCAGGGCTTCTGGGAGCAGATGATCATCCCGCTCCAGTACTTCATCGTCTTCGCCTTCCTTCCGGGGCCGCTGATCCGCATCACGCCGTTCCCATGGTTCGCCGCCGCCAACGGCGCCTTTATCTTTCTGCGCCGGGACACATACTTTGAAGTCGACGGCCACCGCGCGGTCCGCCGCCAGCTCGCTGAAGACATCAAATTTTCCCAGCACGTCAAGCGCCGGGGAAAAACGCTCTGGTATGGCGACGGATCTCGGACATACGCCGTACGGATGTATCACGGCCTGGCGGAGATCTGGGCGGGCTTCTCCAAAAATATCTTCCCCGCGTTTTCCCGGGATTTGCCGCTGCTCGCCACCGTGCTCGCCTATCTCTTCTGCGCCCTCGTCTTACCCGCGCCCCTGGCGGTGTGGGGGTGGACGCATCACAAGCCCTGGGCGGCGGCGGCGCTGGCGGCGTACCTGCTGACGGCCGGCGTCCGCCTCGCGCTCAGCGCGCGGTTCCTAAGCGCCCCGGCCTGGGCGGCGCCTCTCCTGCCGCTCGGCTGGCTGTGCGTCATCGGCATCGCCCTCAACTCCATCCGGCAGAGTTACTCCAAGACCGGCAACCTTTGGAAGGGCCGAAGTTACCCCAAAACGTAA
- a CDS encoding ferritin-like domain-containing protein gives MAEDVKGQLLRYLNDAHAAEDGGIASLKDIAAEATDSDLKTAINEHIAVSQSQADRLKARILALGGDKAEGKSLVNTIIGKGSNLLNAFHNNEDKQTQDLIKAYSLEHFEIGMYTSLKTFADAIGDHETAQLADTILGEEQLAGERLLRLIPQVAKAAIPQGAVTSANI, from the coding sequence ATGGCTGAAGATGTGAAGGGGCAGCTGCTCCGCTACTTAAACGATGCGCACGCCGCCGAAGACGGAGGCATCGCTTCTTTGAAGGATATCGCTGCGGAAGCGACCGACTCGGACCTCAAGACCGCCATCAACGAGCATATCGCCGTTTCGCAGTCGCAGGCGGATCGCCTGAAGGCCCGAATCCTGGCGCTGGGCGGCGACAAAGCCGAAGGCAAGAGCCTGGTCAACACAATCATCGGCAAGGGCAGCAACCTGCTCAACGCTTTCCACAACAACGAAGATAAGCAGACTCAAGATCTGATCAAGGCGTATTCGCTGGAGCATTTTGAGATCGGCATGTACACGTCGCTCAAAACGTTCGCGGACGCCATCGGCGATCATGAGACCGCGCAGCTCGCGGACACGATCCTGGGCGAAGAGCAGCTCGCGGGCGAGCGCCTGCTGCGCCTGATCCCGCAAGTCGCCAAAGCGGCCATTCCCCAGGGCGCCGTCACCAGCGCGAACATCTAA
- a CDS encoding RluA family pseudouridine synthase, whose product MESLLISPEESNVRLDVFLADRLPHFSRARIQKLIAMHSVQINGEPAKSNYRTRMGDEITIDVPAARPLENAEPENIPLDIVYEDDDLIVVNKQKGLVVHPAPGAETGTLVNALLAHCKDLSGIGGTQRPGIVHRLDKDTSGLLVVAKNDLAHESLSKQIQARTAVRKYNALLWGRLPFKHAVIDAPITRHPVDRKRMTVYEEGGMVGPASQTSLPKAVRQAVTEVRLLEHLVEFSWIEAILQTGRTHQIRVHSAFAGYPVVGDSTYGGLRKVSADLLRGAPLQTLNASLAGLHGQALHAHFLSFDHPRTKRRHQFHAPLPDEIAELLDLLRRLDEAFEF is encoded by the coding sequence ATGGAAAGTCTTCTTATCTCGCCCGAAGAATCCAACGTTCGCCTGGATGTGTTCCTCGCCGACCGTCTGCCGCACTTTTCGCGCGCGCGCATTCAGAAGCTGATCGCCATGCACTCCGTGCAGATCAACGGGGAGCCGGCGAAGTCGAACTATCGCACGCGCATGGGCGACGAGATCACGATCGACGTTCCCGCCGCGCGTCCGCTGGAGAACGCCGAGCCCGAAAACATTCCGCTCGATATCGTCTATGAAGACGACGATCTGATCGTTGTGAATAAGCAAAAGGGACTGGTCGTGCATCCCGCGCCCGGCGCGGAGACCGGCACCCTGGTGAACGCGCTCCTCGCGCACTGCAAGGATCTCTCCGGGATCGGCGGCACGCAGCGTCCGGGGATCGTGCATCGCCTGGACAAAGATACGTCGGGACTGCTCGTCGTCGCCAAGAACGACCTGGCGCACGAGAGTCTTTCCAAGCAGATTCAGGCGCGCACCGCCGTACGAAAGTACAACGCGCTGCTTTGGGGACGTCTGCCCTTCAAGCACGCCGTGATCGACGCTCCCATCACACGCCACCCTGTGGACCGCAAGCGGATGACCGTCTATGAAGAGGGCGGCATGGTCGGCCCGGCGTCGCAGACCAGTCTGCCCAAGGCCGTGCGCCAGGCCGTGACGGAAGTGCGCCTGCTTGAGCATCTCGTCGAGTTCTCGTGGATTGAGGCGATTTTGCAGACGGGACGCACGCACCAAATTCGCGTGCATTCCGCGTTCGCGGGCTACCCGGTCGTCGGCGACTCCACCTATGGCGGCCTGCGGAAAGTCTCCGCCGACCTGCTGCGCGGCGCGCCGCTGCAAACGCTCAACGCATCGCTCGCCGGACTGCACGGCCAGGCGCTGCACGCGCATTTCCTCAGCTTCGATCATCCTCGCACAAAGCGCCGCCATCAGTTCCACGCGCCGCTGCCTGATGAGATCGCCGAGCTTCTGGATCTTCTGCGTCGCCTGGACGAAGCGTTCGAGTTTTAA